DNA sequence from the Cydia fagiglandana chromosome 12, ilCydFagi1.1, whole genome shotgun sequence genome:
ATACTGTCTTACGTCACAAATTTATCGATATCGGCATATAGTAAATTTCACTTATCTTCGTACTTTGATAACTAGAAAATTGTAAGACTACTgcgttggccgaaacgttaatgcaattaacCAATGATGGCCATTAACACGGTAACGGACGGTTAcagtttacggttcaatttataatggttaatgcaattaacgttcggccaaaaCTGCTGCAGAGTGCCTAAATAAGCTGACTTCATGACTTGCCCGTGTATTTAGTGAAATTAGTAACCAGTTTATActacaaatttatttttaagacaAATGTTGCTTTTATTTTATGGTCCTAATTCATCccgtaatttaataaaataatgattaagtatttgcaaaatattgactttttttttttataatattatacatataattcaTTTTGTAATCTTCACAACTTATTTTTCTAATAGCGAATGCATAACACGTGTCAAATCAAATACCAACACGTTTGTTTAACATTTAACATTACATGACATGGCGGTAGTCATTAGACGTTTGTCACTTTTTTAAATTCGACACTGTTATTTATTAGAAATTCATTAGGCGACATCGTCATCACATATAGcgatgtgtttttatttaaaacgcgAGTATCGAACCTGTATTTATGTAtatgaatattatgaatgtGATTAGGTATCATAAATTTCGTAATGATTTAtcagtacctaataataaaagcACCTTTGTGCTACCAAAATTACCAAAAACCTCTCGATAGGTTGATAACTCCTGACGTAAATACATGACGGCATATTTCACTGATAAGTATTACGGGCTATAAaaggttatatttattttgtaggaAAGTCCCTCGCGTACATCTCGtcaattattataattacctatattaactCTCTCATTTGAAGAGCCAATGATAAAATATCATCCCGATTTCGGAAAATGGCAATCCTTTAAAGTACTTACATAAGCTCCCTAATATTCAAATAGAAAGATAGGATCAAAAGCTTCTTTATAGTAGCTACCTATTAGTTAAGGTTGTGTCTTTATTCTGAAATTCTAAAAGTTCATACCTACTTTATCTATTTAGGTATGTTAAAACCTACTTCTTATAATTTGTATGAACAAACTAACGAAAGTCTTAGAAAAAGCCAAATCATTAGatttaaaccaagaaaagtctgcagagattttgacgtataaataacactggcactgcgtgtgctgtcaaaatctctgccgacttttcttggtctaactccacTAACTATTTCAATGTCCATAAAAAAGACGCCGGTTTTCCCAAAATGTTTTGACCCAATTACGGGACAACCCGAGTAGGTACTCATCCTGCGTCCAACGCGTCCTCTAAAACAAGCTTTGGCATTGATGGCTAATGACTATCAACAGATcacaactatagttcgtttttttagcattagaaagaacttggaagaaggtaagcgatcttgacatgtattttaattgaaaaacgctttttttttaatcaataactattacttatgaaagcagaagaatataagtgatcgtattagattcataattgttacatatttgccgtaacttatttttaaaatgtgtttttcaattaaaagacacctcaagattgtttaccttatttctaatgctaaaaaaacgaactatataaacTTTGGGCTGCATGAGTCATAAAGCAATATCACATGCGTTTGACGTAAGTAAAACGATTTAGGGCTTTATCACACTGGGTATTTTGCGAGCGAATCTCGAGTGCGTTAAGGTACGCCTGCTGTAATAGTTAAAAACAAACTATATACTAGAAAACACACTAGTGTAGACATACATTCCCAAtttaaaagaaagaaaaaaagaaaataaatttattcaggaCGCTTACAGTATTGCTTAAAACTAATACAACACTTTTATAAGTATAAAACATAAACGTCACTGAATAGGTCTCCCCTCAGCTTAATGACAAGTTACCTTTCAGGTATCttgacgctggtcttccgtggagACCTGTCCAAGCGATCGCGTCAGCACGTAAACTTGACTAACATTTAATGTCACAGATGCGAAATACCAGGCTGCGAAGGGCTATACAACGACACCTCATGGCTCGAATACTCGTTCGCCATCCCGACCACACCAGACAAGAAACACTTGGAGTCCTGCTTAAGATACGCGCCGACCGGCACGGGGTGCACGGCAGATCAGTTCAACACCAGCAATGTCGTGCCGTGTGAGAGATACGTGTATGAGATTGATCAAAGCTTTATGCAAGAGGTGAGTGACATGTTTAGGTAACTTAGGAGACTAACAAGTTGCAGACTTCGGGCTTAATAGACCTTGTGACGtctatatttataaattgtttCACGGAAGTCTTGACATTTAGATGCTGAATTATCATTATTAGGAGTATTTAAAATACTAAccctacatattttattataccATAAATCTGGGTCATATCATTTTGTTGCAATAGATTTGACCTATAAAATGATATTGTTTGTCGAATTGGTACCTTTCAAATTACAATTCTATAATTTTTATAGCACACCTCACACAGTGTTATAAGAATATTTCCATATTAATATACCTTTTGTGTTAATTCCTCTCTAATTTTCTTAAAAGAATAGCAGTAGGAAACCCCTTCAGGGATAAATtcgtaagtaagtaagtaaatatccttatctttattgcaccaaaaaaatatatattgtatgtaaataaatgatttttctaATATTCATAATCTTTTATTTTACCGTCTCTTCAGTTCGACTTCGCCTGCCAAGAGTGGAAGCGCGCCCTGGTGGGCACCGTACACAACTCCGGCATGTTCGCCGCCATGCTCTTCACCGGGGCCATCTCGGACCGCTTCGGCCGAAAGATTGCCGTCGGGATCGCGGCAACCGCTTCGCTGGTCTTCGGGATCCTCCGAGGATTCGCACCAGATTACACCACTTATCTTGTTATGCATTTCTTCGAGGCCGGCTTTGGGGGTGGGCTTTACCCGTCGGCGTATGTTCTGAGTAAGTACCTGATGAATTGATGATTGACTCTTTGGTCCGGTATCCGGTTGACGTCGCTCGCTGCATTAAACGTCTTTTTCTTTGGCAATGTTGCTCTTTCCATAAAGTATGCTGCGTACGGCGTCAACGGCAGGCCAAGGTTTTAAGGCCATATGATttaatttcataaataaaattcaagCAAATGTTAATGTCATGTAATCGTGAGACCTTCCCACAAATTGGTCTGTGGACGTTCCTAATTCATTGCCATTGGTACATATGTTGGCATTGGCATTGGCCATTGTAGGTATcaattgacaatattaatgcCAACACATTTTTAACGAAACAGATGTAAACTCTTCTTTTCTTTATCCTTTGCACCTTGAGAATTTACGACTTCGACAAAAACGATAAAGTAGTTAGTTTCTTTGGCGGTACAGCAAActtgtttactttttaataattctATCTTTACCTAATTGCGGACGCTTGAATTCAAACGTCATTTTTATCAGACAGAACAAAGTACCCTCTGTTGAACGGTTGGCAATAATATTATGGACGGATCTGATAACCTGGACCCGCTTTTAGACTCTgttttaattagtaattaatcaagtactttgataaattattcaGCATTTGTTGTAAATGTGTTACCAACTATATTAATTAGTGGAAAAGGCCATAGTTAATGTGATGGAGACCGAGAGctgaagcaaatattatttCCTTGGGAACTTTTCATATCGCAAATCGCGATATTGATTATAgatttacttaacaatagacaaaggaccGTCGGAGCCTATTAGAAAGCTACAATCTATAGCACTTTCGTTAGTTAAATTATTGTATCATAATCATAACATCTCCAAATAGCATTTTTACTACGACTATATCCAAAGACTAAATATAATTAGATACGTTTTAAGAACACATATTTTGCAACCGTGACCTAAGTACATAATGTCTATTtccattaataacaatttcaatggCAATCTATTGGTATTCGCATTTATTTCTAAGAAACATTGATCAGGAAAACAAATAACACTTTATATGTCTGACTCTATAAATAGCCCATCAATGACATTCATGACTCATAATAATTATCTTAATCGTGCACCATCATTACGAGTATAATCCATCGCGCATAGCATAACAACCTAATAAGCAATAGTATCTATAATTATATTTGACTCGTGCCATATAAAGTATAttttcaaactagtttttaaatACACATACGGttgttaaccctttgaccgccgttggcatgtatacaagacaacgatagaacgatacactggcgccgctgtcttgtatacaagacacaaattcaaccgctcggtaaatgtgaaaaaacatcaattgtagtatatttttacactcgtgttaatgttttaggtcattgatttttaaaataattgcatttaaagcagataaataaatccattcttttataataaggcaatcaaaaaaattgctccagttttcaacgtttttcatgttcctcgtcgccgttgtcttgtatacaagacagctagggatgggaatgttaattcgatatgagaatattagagatgcaacggatagttgtttggccggatactggatattcggcctgaccttcggccgaatatccggtatccggccgccgaatatcggccagcagagctgcacctacatttcgctttttcaggtgcgcattctgcagttttgacctgtttctaagtgaacgttcgcgcggacacatttctaggttcgaaatgagtgcgcgtgcaagtcagttgaatctctaaattgttttaaaataataaacaccgtaatataataataaaaacaataaaattatgaccgtgactgtttcttaaatccaatttgtttactccaaaatcaagcaatggtactatccggtattcggccggatagtagggcagtatccggtatccggccggatattaaaatactggccggatagggcggataccggatagtaaccgaatatccggtgcatctctagagaatattcaaaataaatatcaagtggccaatctggttttatttaagcatttgaacacctgttaaatgccaattggtgataactagtaactagaatacgttaaacgagagagagacaggcataactatagctggagttcagggaacttgttcagctgtccatagtagagtcagacaagtaaatctgcccttgtggtctatttgcagaacaaatgattcattttgagatgatagtgtagtggggagtgataccctgcagtgaccgcttcgcacaagaatggtacctacaggcggacgctcggactagtcagtgtcgcctaactatgagaatgttatgtatttgaaattgacgaaaaattattatggtagggagggtgtaatacgggaactgacaagctcttctaagaaacatgtcgaatgtgaaacatgcattcccgaacatttctgatccccacccttatccaatattattgttcttcactcattgacaattcaacccacgtgtcattttccccaaagttccggtacatttatattatcgacacacgatgcgcggctctaaccatacgcttataaagtttacgtaccgacaagcgcttacgccgttgacctagagactattattacttaatccgcgcggaaacggtccttgtcggcactgcgggcagtccatgcgcgccgttgtcatgtatacaagacttctcgtagagcctagtgcggtgatattacgtcatgaatcgatattgtttagtggttgtttttaatgataaagacctttatttttaacattgtcgtgtgtaaaaaatatgtaaatttttggcattctcgaaataaattaaagttggttaagaacaaagccaaattgagaagatttttaccataaattgtaaatatcgatatcacattttccaatccctaaactttttattagttgtttacttagaatttactctggcgtgtgagtgagcgtctttgcggactaggtccggcggccaaaaggttttGAAAGTTAATCgcagtaaaattatacaataatgTTTTATGCTATTTTTAATCAGCcttgtgtttatttatttattaaaagaaagATTGAATGTGATTTTGTGAAAATTACATGCCTTCAGTGAAATAATTATGCTTGTTGTTCTAACAGGCATATTCTGCTCCTGATGTTAATTTTAGCATTTTTATCGAACCTCATGAAACTGTAAGCGAGGTATATCTATTTTAACGAAGACTCACGTTAGacagggccgtgtccgggccggagctttcggtgcatcgttttctatggaatgcaTCACGAGATCACCTGTCaagtcatagaaaagtaagcacccgaagctccggcccggacacggcccggtctaacgtgagtcattctttactCTCAACGGTGCCATAAGTATTTCTAATTCCATTCAATTCAAATTTGTCCACAGTTGTAGAACTGGTCGGCCTCAAGCAACGCGTCATAGTATCAGCCATGTGCAACATGGCCTTCGTGATCGGCGTAGTAATCCTCTCCGGCATAGCCTGGTTCGTCAACAACTGGAGAACTTACGTCTTCATACTCTACGCTCCTGCCCTCCTGGTCACATTATACGTCTGGTTCATGAATGAAAGCGCACGCTGGCTACTAAGCAAAGGAAGAAAAGACGAAGCGATCAAAATATTGATGTCCGCTGCCAAAATCAATAGACTGGACCCTAGAAAACTTGAATTAGATAATCTCGGAGATCCGCTTTTGAAAGCAGAGAATCAAACTGATGATAAGAAATCTCAATTGTCCAAAGCGATTCGCTCATCTATAATATGGAAGCGTCTATTGATCTGCATGTTTCTGTGGATGACTTGTTCTTTTGTGTACTATGGAATGACGATAAACTCTGTGTCGTTGAGTGACAATAAGTATTTAAGCTTTATGCTGGTGACGCTGGTGGAGATACCGGCGTACGTGGTGGTGGCGTTAGTGCTGGACAGGTACGGGAGGAAGAAGACGTTGGTAGTGACGTACACGACGTGTGCCGCTACGAGCATGCTGTTCGCTTTCTTGCCAAAGGGTGAGTAGCTAACAATAAGAGTCCAGAGGGAAAACTATGAGAGCCAGTTTTAGGTGGTTTTTTTCGTTATCTATTTAACCCTTCGACCCAGAAGCTTATCTTGTGCGGTGCGTCATCGTAAACATTATCGAAATGCACGAAGGCACAGATCGGGCGCGTTAAGGATGACTcccgctagaccgggccgagacgtctgacatgtaattttctatgacggctcatcagtgatcacgtggtgcaTTCCAATTTCCATAGACAACGAAGAGCCGGAGGCTCCGGCcgggtctagcgtgagtcatcctttagttgATGTCTTTTGCGGtcaaaaaattaagttttcttGTATAACCTAAACCccgttaggcccacttgcaccatcccactaacccagggttaaccggttaaaccgttaaactagtgtcaaattgtactgttaaCCATGGTgacactccaggtttaacctgttaaccccgggttagtgaaaggtgcaagtggcccttattcAGTTAAAGgaccattttatttttttaaa
Encoded proteins:
- the LOC134669415 gene encoding solute carrier family 22 member 1-like isoform X1 codes for the protein MEEKKEINLDSVLESLGPYGRYNILNFVLLLFPILLSAFFECGFIFEAQQQNYRCEIPGCEGLYNDTSWLEYSFAIPTTPDKKHLESCLRYAPTGTGCTADQFNTSNVVPCERYVYEIDQSFMQEFDFACQEWKRALVGTVHNSGMFAAMLFTGAISDRFGRKIAVGIAATASLVFGILRGFAPDYTTYLVMHFFEAGFGGGLYPSAYVLIVELVGLKQRVIVSAMCNMAFVIGVVILSGIAWFVNNWRTYVFILYAPALLVTLYVWFMNESARWLLSKGRKDEAIKILMSAAKINRLDPRKLELDNLGDPLLKAENQTDDKKSQLSKAIRSSIIWKRLLICMFLWMTCSFVYYGMTINSVSLSDNKYLSFMLVTLVEIPAYVVVALVLDRYGRKKTLVVTYTTCAATSMLFAFLPKAAWWSTALYLVGKWSVTLAYSSVYIYVSEVFPTNMRQTLISICSTAGKIGSLVAPMTPLLTFYHKSMPTVLFGGMCIVSGLLVLILPETRNTRLPDTIEEAEALSKKRNKVDES
- the LOC134669415 gene encoding solute carrier family 22 member 1-like isoform X2, which gives rise to MEEKKEINLDSVLESLGPYGRYNILNFVLLLFPILLSAFFECGFIFEAQQQNYRCEIPGCEGLYNDTSWLEYSFAIPTTPDKKHLESCLRYAPTGTGCTADQFNTSNVVPCERYVYEIDQSFMQEFDFACQEWKRALVGTVHNSGMFAAMLFTGAISDRFGRKIAVGIAATASLVFGILRGFAPDYTTYLVMHFFEAGFGGGLYPSAYVLIVELVGLKQRVIVSAMCNMAFVIGVVILSGIAWFVNNWRTYVFILYAPALLVTLYVWFMNESARWLLSKGRKDEAIKILMSAAKINRLDPRKLELDNLGDPLLKAENQTDDKKSQLSKAIRSSIIWKRLLICMFLWMTCSFVYYGMTINSVSLSDNKYLSFMLVTLVEIPAYVVVALVLDRYGRKKTLVVTYTTCAATSMLFAFLPKDSVVQRPGGLLRCTSSANGA